Proteins from a single region of Cydia amplana chromosome 17, ilCydAmpl1.1, whole genome shotgun sequence:
- the LOC134656017 gene encoding uncharacterized protein LOC134656017: MDTAAFVRANSSNLPKVDPYMLMEFMKNSDKHNAGEIRDAKALSSSRESYVDTAIGYVEIKRTGNLCDVRAKVVPEQRVTSKYYVVMVHLDEANESIIDTSCDCAAGAGGCKHTVVVLHWLQKRSDEPSPTSVQCYWTKPNLKRALERPVMCKDLAKGEVAERGPKDPRVLKRLREEAMKHGCGKSLLSAYDPERPTTIMSKYCIFDMMVDFFEKENTPSFNKFKIFSKEVMRENKEKIMKETEGQVNSKLWHSIRQGRITGSKIYEVAHCKTPQGSLVEEILGGSKAPETKAMKRGKILEKRVLNKLRTDINKEIEECGFLIIDGIFGASPDGIGDDFVVEIKCPISDKTKKNYIKNGQIANKFMAQVQLEMLAAGKNKCLFCVADPKFESNGIIKKIIVNFDKDYIDNLMKDAEKFWKENVYPVILKSASTA; encoded by the exons ATGGATACCGCTGCTTTTGTTAGAGCAAACTCATCAAATTTGCCAAAAGTAGACCCATATATGCTTATGGAGTTTATGAAAAATAGCGACAAACATAATGCTGGTGAAATAAGAGATGCCAAAGCTTTATC gtCTTCAAGAGAATCATATGTTGACACTGCTATCGGCTATGTCGAAATAAAACGGACTGGAAATCTTTGTGATGTAAGAGCGAAAGTTGTTCCTGAACAAAGAGTAACAAGCAAATACTATGTTGTGATGGTCCACCTAGACGAGGCAAATGAATCAATCATAGATACTTCATGTGACTGTGCAGCGGGGGCTG GTGGGTGTAAACATACTGTTGTTGTATTACATTGGCTACAAAAACGAAGTGATGAACCTTCACCTACCAGTGTCCAATGCTACTGGACGAAACCCAACCTTAAACGAGCTCTAGAAAGACCGGTAATGTGTAAAGATTTGGCGAAAGGAGAAGTAGCCGAAAGGGGGCCAAAGGACCCTCGTGTACTAAAAAGACTGAGAGAAGAAGCAATGAAACATGGTTGTGGCAAAAGCCTGCTCAGTGCATATGATCCTGAAAGACCAACTACCATCATGtcaaaatattgcatttttgACATGATGGTAGATTTTTTTGAAAAGGAAAATACTCCAAGTTtcaataagtttaaaatatttagcaAAGAAGTAATGcgagaaaataaagaaaaaatcatgaaaGAAACGGAAGGCCAAGTGAACTCGAAGCTGTGGCATTCTATTCGACAAGGCCGAATCACAGGTTCAAAGATTTATGAAGTCGCTCATTGCAAGACACCCCAGGGCAGTCTTGTTGAAGAAATATTAGGAGGAAGCAAAGCACCAGAAACGAAAGCCATGAAAAGGGGTAAAATCCTAGAAAAACGAGTACTAAATAAACTAAGAACtgatataaataaagaaatagaaGAATGTGGATTTTTGATAATAGATGGAATTTTTGGAGCATCGCCTGATGGCATTGGAGATGACTTTGTGGTCGAAATTAAGTGTCCCATTtctgacaaaactaaaaaaaactatataaagAATGGGCAAATTGCTAATAAGTTCATGGCCCAAGTGCAATTAGAGATGCTAGCGGCTGGCAAAAATAAGTGTTTGTTCTGTGTAGCGGACCCAAAATTTGAGAGCAACGGGATAATTAAGAAGATTATAGTAAACTTTGATAAAGATTATATCGATAATTTGATGAAAGATGCAGAGAAATTTTGGAAAGAGAATGTGTATCCTGTAATTTTGAAAAGTGCATCTACAGCATAA
- the LOC134656043 gene encoding uncharacterized protein LOC134656043, whose product MNTNTYQRYKDPKTCFIPTCSKTDLKNPDLKFFTVRKELKERWCQMVGRKCPNRALFCCEDHLNVDSAIQCDKRIGVSNKYVMAQAKTQTRATQFRGRKIKERVIPSRMMQLPNTEESPNQSPSLFGTSNFDSSSSAQQEHIEKRGREHLLKIIANKPKLFLGLPKSFWWIINFIAQECSCLAFHIILTFFKLKNNDSLARMSEEFQMARSTIRLVFEKNVVVLSTYFQNCIYLPPLTEIKKNLPLAFKIRYSNVQCIIDCFEIQIEKPSDPEKQAQTWSQYKSCNTIKYLIGCTPAGYISFISQGYGGRTSDKAITEWSGFVDVLPLNAVIMADRGFKEIESLLSTKNGKLLRPPSVFANQKMLKKDVIKTKVIASLRVHVERVIRRIREFHMLKPHSVVNNKHIKYLDDLVIIACGLSNLQNPIIKDV is encoded by the exons ATGAATACAAATACTTATCAACGGTACAAAGATCCTAAAACATGCTTTATACCAACTTGCTCCAAGACTGATCTGAAAAACCCGGATTTGAAGTTTTTTACTGTAAGAAAAGAGCTGAAAGAACGTTGGTGTCAAATGGTTGGCAGGAAGTGCCCAAACCGAGCACTGTTTTGCTGTGAGGACCACTTAAAT GTTGACTCAGCTATACAGTGTGATAAAAGAATAGGAGTTTCAAACAAGTATGTTATGGCCCAGGCAAAGACTCAAACCAGAGCTACTCAATTCCGTGGGcgaaaaataaaagaaagagtAATACCATCACGAATGATGCAACTACCCAACACTGAGGAGAGCCCCAATCAATCACCATCCTTGTTCGGGACATCCAACTTTGACTCGTCTTCGAGTGCTCAACAAGAGCATATTGAAAAACGTGGCAGGGAGCACCTacttaaaattattgccaacaaaCCTAAATTGTTTTTAGGTCTGCCAAAAAGCTTTTGGTGGATTATTAATTTCATTGCCCAGGAGTGTTCTTGTTTGGcatttcatataattttaactttctttaaattaaaaaacaatgaCTCGTTGGCTAGGATGAGTGAAGAGTTTCAAATGGCTAGGTCAACCATACGTTTAGTGTTTGAAAAGAATGTGGTAGTTTTGTCgacatattttcaaaattgtataTATTTACCTCCACtgacagaaataaaaaaaaatttaccatTAGCATTTAAAATTAGATATTCGAATGTACAGTGCATTATAGACTGTTTCGAGATTCAAATAGAAAAACCCAGTGATCCAGAGAAGCAAGCGCAGACTTGGTCGCAGTACAAATCATGCAacacaattaaatatttgattGGCTGCACACCCGCTGGATACATATCATTCATCTCACAGGGTTATGGGGGACGTACATCTGACAAAGCCATCACGGAGTGGAGTGGCTTCGTTGATGTTCTTCCCCTAAATGCGGTAATCATGGCCGATCGAGGATTTAAGGAGATTGAATCCCTTCTAAGTACAAAAAATGGAAAACTCTTAAGACCTCCTAGTGTCTTTGCCAatcaaaaaatgttaaaaaaagatGTAATTAAAACTAAGGTGATTGCCAGTTTGAGGGTGCACGTTGAGCGTGTAATTAGGAGAATACGGGAATTCCATATGTTAAAACCTCACTCTGTGGTTAATAACaaacacataaaatatttgGACGACCTAGTCATTATAGCGTGCGGGTTAAGTAATCTTCAGAATCCGATAATAAAAGACGTTTGA